In Deinococcus carri, the genomic window GCCCTTCCCGTGCCGTGAGAATGGCGGGCGGGAAGGGCGCGGGGGGGAGGCACCCGGCAGGCGGGTCAGCGCCGGTAGCGGTCCAGGGAGGCCTTGTCGCGGATGCGGACTTGGTAGGCACGGGTTCCATTCCCCGGATCACCCGCCCGCAGGTCGAGCATGACCGCCAGGGGCAGGGCCTCGCCGGGGTAGAACTCGCGGCTGATGTGGCGCAGGCGCATCTCGGGCCGCAGGGCACGCAGGCGCAGCAGGCCGGGTTCGCGGCGCACGACCAGGCCGCGCAGGTCCTCGTTGCCGAACACGTCGGCCAGGTCCACGTCGTCCAGCGGCAGCTCCAGTTCCTGCATCCGGGGGCCGTCGAGCAGCGACACGATCACGTCGATGGGCGGCTCGGGCGGCGGGGGCGCGGGGCGCTGGCGAACCCGGGGCGGGGTGTAGTCGGTGAACACGTACAGTTGCCCCAGCGCCAGCGTCTCCTGAAGTTGCAGGAAGTCGCCCTCCTCGCGGCCGTGCTTGTGCAGGCGCAGGGTGTCGGGCTGGGCCAGCAGTCGGGCGGCGCGGCGCAGCCGCTGGCCCGCGTAGTCGCGGATGCTGCTCATGTCGCTGTTGTCGAGCACCACCTCCTCCTCCGGCTCGGGGCGGTACCGCTCCAGCACCAGGCCGCGCAGGCGCTCCTCGCGGAAAACGGCACCGATGTCGGTCTGGTCACGCCGCAGCACGGCCCTGCGCCGCCGGCCCTGGCGATCGTGCAGGAAGACCACCAGCGCCCGGTTCACCGACAGGGCATAGGGCACGAAGGTGCGACGCGCCCGCCCCAGCAGGAAGAGCAGGCACAGCAGCGGCAACAGCAGCAGCAGCAGCCACCACCACGGAAAGGGCCGGCGAATCTCGCCCACGAAGCTGGGCACCCGCATGGGTGTGCGGTCATTCAGGCGCAGCGTCGGCGCGGCCTCCTGGCCCCCCGCGAGGCTGCGGTCGGTGACGGTCAGGTCCACCCGCTCGCCTTCGAGCAGGCTGACGGTCTGGTCGGGCAGGCGGGCACCCAGTTCGGGCGGCTCGGCGGCGACCTCGACCGTGACGGGGCCGCCCACCGCCCGGTAATGCAGCACCGCCTGCTCGCCGCGCGACAGCACGCGGTCCAGCTTCGGGTTGAGCAGCACCAGGCTGCCCAGCGTGGGGGGCAGCGGGGCCGCCGAGCCGGGCCGCCGGGGCGTGTCCTGGTCGAAGCGCAGCAGCACGTTCTGGCGGGCGTCCGGGAGCTGCGCGCACATGTAGCCAACGCTGCCCGCGGGCACGGTGCCCTGGATGTCCAGGTCGACGCGCTCGCCGGCCCCGCGCGAATTCCTGATCGTCACGGCGGCGTCCCCGATGCGCCCGGACTCCAGTTCCAGGGTGGTGCCCGCCGGGCGGCGGTAGGGAAAGCTGCCGGTCGGCCCCACCGTAACCAGCCCCGGCGTGAGCGTCACGGCGGTGAAGTCGGGAGCCTGGCCCACCGGCAGCTCGATGGCCTGGGCGAAGGTGGTCCGCGCGAAGGCCTGCTTGACGCTCTGCGGCACGGCCGTGCCCAGCGCCACGTAGTACAGCTTGTCGAACGGGCCGCGCGACAGGTCGAAGGCGTCCAGCGCACT contains:
- a CDS encoding vWA domain-containing protein, which codes for MAARRPRRVPPLRRAALAGLLLVSSWPPAAAQSAEQTCTLPVSPPPDQTRVVFLLDTSGSMVGQGDSVANIFAAVQGAILRGMRATTAPGTVEIDTFDRGPRQRASFLWPAERAEFERTVNGLEANGANTWLYRSMEALFGRLSPRAQVATTVYVVTDGRDNDPGGATIQSALDAFDLSRGPFDKLYYVALGTAVPQSVKQAFARTTFAQAIELPVGQAPDFTAVTLTPGLVTVGPTGSFPYRRPAGTTLELESGRIGDAAVTIRNSRGAGERVDLDIQGTVPAGSVGYMCAQLPDARQNVLLRFDQDTPRRPGSAAPLPPTLGSLVLLNPKLDRVLSRGEQAVLHYRAVGGPVTVEVAAEPPELGARLPDQTVSLLEGERVDLTVTDRSLAGGQEAAPTLRLNDRTPMRVPSFVGEIRRPFPWWWLLLLLLPLLCLLFLLGRARRTFVPYALSVNRALVVFLHDRQGRRRRAVLRRDQTDIGAVFREERLRGLVLERYRPEPEEEVVLDNSDMSSIRDYAGQRLRRAARLLAQPDTLRLHKHGREEGDFLQLQETLALGQLYVFTDYTPPRVRQRPAPPPPEPPIDVIVSLLDGPRMQELELPLDDVDLADVFGNEDLRGLVVRREPGLLRLRALRPEMRLRHISREFYPGEALPLAVMLDLRAGDPGNGTRAYQVRIRDKASLDRYRR